The Gemmatimonadaceae bacterium genome includes a window with the following:
- a CDS encoding DUF3224 domain-containing protein, whose translation MEARGTFEVQITPLPADDYSDGQTMGRMSLDKQFAGDLSGTGKGQMLTGMGAVKGSAAYSAMDRITGTLAGRSGSFILQHTGIMSRGGQSLVITIVPDSGTGELTGIEGTLQIIIEGKQHSYVLTYTLPG comes from the coding sequence ATGGAAGCACGTGGCACGTTCGAGGTGCAGATCACGCCGCTGCCCGCGGATGATTATTCGGATGGCCAGACGATGGGCCGGATGTCCCTCGACAAGCAGTTCGCGGGCGACCTGTCCGGCACCGGCAAGGGCCAGATGCTCACCGGCATGGGCGCCGTGAAGGGATCGGCGGCGTACTCGGCGATGGACCGGATCACCGGCACGCTGGCCGGGCGGAGCGGGAGCTTCATCCTGCAGCACACCGGGATCATGTCGCGCGGCGGGCAGTCGCTGGTGATCACGATCGTGCCGGACAGCGGCACCGGCGAGCTGACCGGGATCGAGGGGACGCTGCAGATCATCATCGAGGGGAAGCAGCACTCGTACGTGCTCACCTACACGCTGCCCGGCTGA
- a CDS encoding rhomboid family intramembrane serine protease, with the protein MKTSVARTSRQVARSLKAQTVALGASVGAMWGVFGVNVLLGGTLLQYGIVPRTSDGLAGIVVAPFLHASLNHLLANTVPFALFGWLVMLRDRRHFLVVTLLAALLSGVVAWTLGAPGTVHVGASGVIFGYLGFLLLSGWYERSFASIALSVLVAVLWGGMVTQVLPGVPGVSWQGHLGGFLGGVLAARVYRVRR; encoded by the coding sequence ATGAAGACCAGCGTGGCACGCACATCCCGGCAGGTGGCACGGTCGCTCAAGGCGCAGACCGTGGCGCTTGGCGCGTCGGTGGGGGCGATGTGGGGTGTGTTCGGGGTGAACGTGCTGCTGGGGGGTACGCTGCTGCAGTACGGCATCGTGCCGCGCACGAGTGACGGGCTGGCCGGGATCGTGGTCGCGCCGTTCCTGCACGCGAGCCTGAACCACCTGCTGGCGAACACGGTGCCGTTCGCGCTGTTCGGGTGGCTGGTGATGCTGCGCGACCGCCGGCACTTCCTGGTGGTGACGCTGCTGGCCGCGCTGTTGTCGGGCGTGGTGGCGTGGACGCTTGGCGCGCCCGGGACGGTGCATGTGGGGGCGAGCGGCGTGATCTTCGGCTATCTCGGCTTCCTGTTGCTGAGCGGGTGGTACGAGCGCAGCTTCGCGAGCATCGCGCTGAGTGTGCTGGTGGCGGTGTTGTGGGGCGGGATGGTGACGCAGGTGCTGCCCGGGGTGCCGGGGGTGAGCTGGCAGGGGCACCTGGGCGGGTTCCTCGGCGGGGTGCTGGCAGCGCGGGTCTACCGGGTGCGGCGGTGA
- a CDS encoding NAD(P)/FAD-dependent oxidoreductase: MHAEPNTSTRITSTHASDPRPHVVIIGGGFAGLTAARTLARADVRITLVDRTNHHVFQPLLYQVAMAVLNPADITVPIRWMLRHQPNVTVIMAEVDAIDAAAHRITLDGGTTTVDWNYLILAAGARHAYFGHPEWEANAPGLKSIEDALEMRRRFLLSFEAAERASAAGERDALLTFVIVGGGPTGVELAGMIPEITKKAMKDDFRRFDPASARVILIEGGPRLLPPFPENLSARAKADLEDLGVEVRLNTVVTGVDDGGVTLNSGERISAHTVFWGAGNQASPLARQLGVPLDRAGRVIVGADLAVPGFEQVFAVGDIAAVTGSGGSTVPSVAPAANQMGEHAAKGILADLAGRPRTVFTYFNKGDLATIGRHRAVASVGKLRMQGNIAWLAWLFVHILYLAGFRNRITVFVQWAYQYFTYQRGVRLITGTTAHRLLRTSRERERERAGSRATGREAA, from the coding sequence ATGCACGCGGAGCCGAACACCAGTACCCGGATCACCAGCACCCACGCCAGCGATCCGCGACCCCACGTCGTGATCATCGGCGGCGGGTTCGCCGGACTCACCGCCGCGCGCACCCTCGCCCGCGCCGACGTCCGCATCACCCTCGTCGACCGCACCAACCACCACGTCTTCCAGCCACTCCTCTACCAGGTGGCCATGGCCGTGCTCAACCCGGCCGACATCACCGTCCCGATCCGCTGGATGCTCCGCCACCAGCCGAACGTCACCGTGATCATGGCCGAGGTGGACGCGATCGACGCGGCTGCGCACCGGATCACGCTCGACGGCGGCACCACCACCGTGGACTGGAACTACCTGATCCTCGCCGCCGGCGCCCGCCACGCCTATTTCGGGCACCCGGAGTGGGAGGCCAACGCCCCCGGCTTGAAGAGCATCGAGGACGCGCTCGAGATGCGCCGCCGTTTCCTGCTGTCCTTCGAGGCCGCCGAACGGGCCAGCGCCGCCGGTGAGCGTGACGCCCTCCTCACCTTCGTCATCGTCGGCGGCGGGCCCACCGGCGTGGAGCTGGCCGGCATGATCCCGGAGATCACGAAGAAGGCCATGAAGGACGACTTCCGCCGCTTCGACCCCGCCTCGGCCCGCGTGATCCTGATCGAGGGCGGGCCGCGACTCCTCCCGCCGTTCCCCGAGAACCTCAGTGCCCGTGCCAAGGCCGACCTCGAGGACCTCGGCGTCGAGGTGCGCCTGAACACCGTCGTCACCGGTGTGGATGACGGCGGCGTGACGCTGAACAGCGGCGAGCGCATCTCCGCCCACACCGTCTTCTGGGGCGCCGGCAACCAGGCCTCTCCCCTCGCGCGGCAGCTCGGCGTGCCGCTCGACCGCGCCGGCCGTGTGATCGTCGGCGCCGACCTCGCGGTGCCTGGCTTCGAGCAGGTCTTTGCCGTCGGTGACATCGCTGCGGTGACCGGCAGCGGCGGCAGCACCGTGCCCTCGGTGGCCCCCGCCGCCAACCAGATGGGCGAGCACGCGGCGAAGGGGATCCTCGCCGACCTCGCCGGCCGGCCGCGCACCGTCTTCACCTACTTCAACAAGGGTGACCTCGCCACCATCGGCCGCCACCGCGCCGTGGCGTCGGTGGGGAAGCTCCGGATGCAGGGCAACATCGCCTGGCTGGCGTGGCTCTTCGTGCACATCCTCTATCTCGCCGGCTTCCGGAACCGGATCACCGTCTTCGTGCAGTGGGCGTACCAGTACTTCACCTACCAGCGCGGCGTGCGGCTGATCACCGGCACCACCGCGCACCGCCTGCTGCGCACCAGCCGGGAGCGGGAACGGGAGCGTGCCGGCAGTCGGGCGACGGGGCGCGAGGCCGCCTGA